In a genomic window of Seriola aureovittata isolate HTS-2021-v1 ecotype China chromosome 11, ASM2101889v1, whole genome shotgun sequence:
- the tra2b gene encoding transformer-2 protein homolog beta isoform X1: MSDNDKGRESRSASRSVSPRGSGKSASRSPALSPARSKEGSRHSRSKSRSQSRSRSGSHSRRGSRRHYSRSRSRSRSYHRRSHSRSYSGEHRRRSHSRSPMSNRRRHIGNRANPDPNCCLGVFGLSLYTTERDLREVFSKYGPLADVSIVYDQQSRRSRGFAFVYFENTNDAKEAKERANGMELDGRRIRVDFSITKRPHTPTPGIYMGRPTYGGGGPSGPRRHSRDYDRGYDRGYDRGGYDRYDDRDYYRSYRRRSPSPYYRGAYRSRSRSRSYSPRRY, from the exons GAGTCTCGCTCTGCGTCCAGGAGCGTGAGTCCACGGGGCTCAGGAAAGTCGGCAAGCCGCTCCCCGGCTCTCTCACCGGCCCGTTCAAAAGAAGGCTCCCGCCACTCCCGTTCAAAATCTCGGTCCCAATCCAGGTCAAGGTCTGG GTCCCATTCTCGCCGTGGTTCACGCAGACACTACAGTCGATCTCGTTCCCGCTCAAGGTCCTATCATCGCCGATCCCATAGCAGGTCCTACAGTGGCGAGCATCGGCGCAGGAGCCATAGCCGCTCACCCATGTCCAATCGCCGCAGGCACATCGGCAACCGT GCAAATCCAGACCCAAACTGCTGCCTGGGAGTGTTTGGCTTGAGCTTGTACACCACAGAGAGAGATCTGAGGGAGGTCTTCTCTAAATATGGCCCCCTTGCTGATGTCAGCATCGTGTATGACCAGCAGTCGAGGCGCTCCAGGGGCTTTGCCTTTGTTTACTTCGAAAACACAAATGATGCTAAAGAG GCAAAGGAACGAGCCAATGGCATGGAGCTGGATGGTCGTAGGATCAGGGTAGACTTCTCCATCACAAAAAGACCTCACACCCCAACCCCTGGAATCTACATGGGCCGACCCACATA TGGTGGAGGTGGTCCCAGTGGTCCTCGACGTCATTCACGTGACTACGACCGTGGGTATGATCGCGGATATGACCGAGGCGGCTATGATCGCTATGATGACAGGGACTACTACAGATCATACAG AAGGCGATCCCCATCACCATACTACAGAGGAGCCTACAGGTCTCGGTCCAGATCACGGTCTTATTCTCCCC gTCGCTATTGA
- the tra2b gene encoding transformer-2 protein homolog beta isoform X2 produces the protein MSDNDKGRESRSASRSVSPRGSGKSASRSPALSPARSKEGSRHSRSKSRSQSRSRSGSHSRRGSRRHYSRSRSRSRSYHRRSHSRSYSGEHRRRSHSRSPMSNRRRHIGNRANPDPNCCLGVFGLSLYTTERDLREVFSKYGPLADVSIVYDQQSRRSRGFAFVYFENTNDAKEAKERANGMELDGRRIRVDFSITKRPHTPTPGIYMGRPTYGGGGPSGPRRHSRDYDRGYDRGYDRGGYDRYDDRDYYRSYRRSPSPYYRGAYRSRSRSRSYSPRRY, from the exons GAGTCTCGCTCTGCGTCCAGGAGCGTGAGTCCACGGGGCTCAGGAAAGTCGGCAAGCCGCTCCCCGGCTCTCTCACCGGCCCGTTCAAAAGAAGGCTCCCGCCACTCCCGTTCAAAATCTCGGTCCCAATCCAGGTCAAGGTCTGG GTCCCATTCTCGCCGTGGTTCACGCAGACACTACAGTCGATCTCGTTCCCGCTCAAGGTCCTATCATCGCCGATCCCATAGCAGGTCCTACAGTGGCGAGCATCGGCGCAGGAGCCATAGCCGCTCACCCATGTCCAATCGCCGCAGGCACATCGGCAACCGT GCAAATCCAGACCCAAACTGCTGCCTGGGAGTGTTTGGCTTGAGCTTGTACACCACAGAGAGAGATCTGAGGGAGGTCTTCTCTAAATATGGCCCCCTTGCTGATGTCAGCATCGTGTATGACCAGCAGTCGAGGCGCTCCAGGGGCTTTGCCTTTGTTTACTTCGAAAACACAAATGATGCTAAAGAG GCAAAGGAACGAGCCAATGGCATGGAGCTGGATGGTCGTAGGATCAGGGTAGACTTCTCCATCACAAAAAGACCTCACACCCCAACCCCTGGAATCTACATGGGCCGACCCACATA TGGTGGAGGTGGTCCCAGTGGTCCTCGACGTCATTCACGTGACTACGACCGTGGGTATGATCGCGGATATGACCGAGGCGGCTATGATCGCTATGATGACAGGGACTACTACAGATCATACAG GCGATCCCCATCACCATACTACAGAGGAGCCTACAGGTCTCGGTCCAGATCACGGTCTTATTCTCCCC gTCGCTATTGA